A segment of the Sporichthyaceae bacterium genome:
CACGCCCGGGCAGGAACGCCACCAGCAGCAGGGCCAGCGAGGCGAGGCCCCCGAAGACGAAGCGGCCCCGCCTGGTGAACCGCACCCGGCTCCCCCGGTGTCGGGCGCCGCCGTGCGGCGCACCGTGCCCCGACCGGTCCATGGGTCCAATTCTGCGACGACTTGCCCCGGAAAGCTGGTTGGCCCACCCAAGCGAGCAACACGCGCCGTCCCAGGCGTCACACGACTGGCCTGACGTCCCGTCGGGATGGTTGGATCCGTCTCGGAACGCCTGGGAGGGACCTGTTCGCATGGGTGCGTGCCGTACCGCCGGCCTTGCGCTGGGCGCGCTCGTCCTGGCGACCGTGCTGCGCCCGGGCCTGGCCTCCGCCATCGACCTGCCGATCCCGCCCGGCCCCGCGGCATCCCCGACGCCGAACGCTGCGCCGCCGGCCCCGACCGCGCCCCCGACCGCCGCGCCGGCCGGGGGCCCGGGCACCGCGGTGCCCCAGGCGCCCCCGCTCGACCCGCGCTGCCGGACCGGCCGGGTCGTCTGCGTCGAGGAGACCACGCAACAGCTCTGGCTGGTGGTCGACGGTGTGGTGCGGATGAACCTGACGATCCGGCTCGGGGCGCCGTCGCACCCGACCCGGGAGGGCGCGTTCGGGATCTACTGGAAGGACCGCAAGCACGTCTCGTCGCTGTACCCCGGCCTGCCCATGCCGTACTCGCTGTTCTTCTCCCGCGGCGAGGCCGTGCACTACTCCCCGGAGTTCGCGCACAACGGCTACGACGTGTCCTCGCACGGTTGCATCGAGACGCGCGACAAGAAGCAGAGCGCCGCACTTTTCGAGCTGGTGCGCGTCGGTGACAAGGTGGTCGTCTACCGGTCCGGCGACAAGCACGGATCCCGCGACGCCGCCGGCCAGGTGACCTACACCTCGCCGCTGGTCACCGTCGAACCGGATCACGGCACCGGAGCTACCGGCGCGTAACCCCCGCGGCGACGAGGCGTAGCCTGCCCCCGTCACGCCATCACGGACCTACCCTGGGGGTCTCGAATGTCTGCAGTTCTCGAGCGTTACCGCCTCGTCTCCGACGGTCTGTCCGCGCGGGTCGCGGCCGTGCCCGCGGGGGCTTGGAGCAATTCCTCGCCGTGCGATGACTGGACCGCGCTCCAGATCATGGATCACGTGATCGGCAATGCGCGGGCCGTCGTCGACAGCATGAACGGCGTCGAGCACGTCAGCGCGCAGGTGCAGGACGTCGCGGGCGAGTGGGCCAAGGCGCGCGCCGCGGTCGAGGGGGTCCTGGCCGACCCGGAGCGGGCCGGCAAGGAGATCGCCGGGCCGACGGGCCCGATGCCGTTCGACGTCCTCGTCGGGCGATTTGCCTGCATGGACATCCTCGTCCACACCTGGGACCTGGCCCGGGCCACCGGCGGCGACGAGAACGTCGATGCCGAATTCGCCGCGCACGCCCTGGAGGGGCTGAAGCCGATGGACGCGATGATCCGCCGACCCGGGGTGTTCGGGCCCAAGGTGGAGCCGCCGCCCGGTGCCGACGCGGTGATCCAGCTGATGGCCTTCTGCGGACGGAAGGTCTGACGCGCACGAAAGCTGCGGTCCTGTGGGGGCCGGGGCAGAAGCGGGAGACCCGGGGCGCCGCCCATGTGACGCTGCGTCAGGCGGGCTGACGCCGAGTGCGATTGACATCCGCAGCGTCACCCGGGCGCGTTCCGCACCACCTTCGGACGAGTTCCGCCGAATGAGCCATGCCGAGCCGTGGCGCGCTGGCATTCGCCACCGCGGCCGCCCTGATCACCGCCGCCGCCCCGTCCCAGGCCGCGTCGGCCCCAGGGGTGGTCACCGAATTCAAGGCCCGCGACATCAGCGCACCGACGGGAATCTCTGCCGGCCCTACGGTTCGGTCTGGTTCACCGAGCTCGGCCAAGTGGGCTCCGTCGACCATTCCGGGCACGTAGCCCATGGGGTGACGTTGTCCGGCGGATCCAGCCTTGGCGACGGGGAGGCAGCTATCTCCACCGCTCCGTTCGGAGTCACGATGGGACCGGACGGCAACATGTGGGTCGCCGAGAGCGGGACGGGCGCCCTCGGCAACGGATGTTTTTCACCCCCCGCCCTCAACGTCGACCGGATCGCCCGGATCACGCCCTATGGCTCCGCGACGGAGTTCGCCTCCGGCATCACCAACTGCAGCAACCCGACGGAAATCGTCACCGGACCGGACAAGAACTTGTGGTTCACCGAACCCGGTGCCGACAAGATCGGAATGATCACCACCAGCGGCAAGGTGACCGAATTCCCGCTCACCACCGGCGCGAAGCCGCAGGGGATAACCGCCGGGCCGGTCGGCAGCGGCACCGTGTGGTTCACCGAGCAGAACAGCGGCTTGGTGGGCCGGATCACCAGCGGCGTCGGGCACTGATCCGAGG
Coding sequences within it:
- a CDS encoding L,D-transpeptidase, with the protein product MGACRTAGLALGALVLATVLRPGLASAIDLPIPPGPAASPTPNAAPPAPTAPPTAAPAGGPGTAVPQAPPLDPRCRTGRVVCVEETTQQLWLVVDGVVRMNLTIRLGAPSHPTREGAFGIYWKDRKHVSSLYPGLPMPYSLFFSRGEAVHYSPEFAHNGYDVSSHGCIETRDKKQSAALFELVRVGDKVVVYRSGDKHGSRDAAGQVTYTSPLVTVEPDHGTGATGA
- a CDS encoding TIGR03086 family metal-binding protein, translating into MSAVLERYRLVSDGLSARVAAVPAGAWSNSSPCDDWTALQIMDHVIGNARAVVDSMNGVEHVSAQVQDVAGEWAKARAAVEGVLADPERAGKEIAGPTGPMPFDVLVGRFACMDILVHTWDLARATGGDENVDAEFAAHALEGLKPMDAMIRRPGVFGPKVEPPPGADAVIQLMAFCGRKV